TAGCGCCGTCCTTAATAACAACAATCTTATCCGCTCCTAAAACCGTTCTCATACGGTGCGCAATAATCAAAACGGTTTTGTTCTTGATAAGCTCACTGAGTGCGCTTTGAATTTTACTCTCATTTTCCGCGTCAAGAGATGCCGTAGCCTCATCCAGCAGGATAATAGGCGCGTCTTTTAGTATCGCTCTGGCTATTGAGATACGCTGTCTTTCACCTCCTGATAATCTTTCTCCGTTTTCTCCGATCAAGGTATTGTATCCTTGCGGAAGCTTTTTAACGAACTCGTCGCATTGGGCCAGTTGCGCCGCCTTGATTACTTCTTCATCCGGCGCATCTTTCTTGCCAAGACGGATATTATCCATAACACTTGAATTAAACAAGGTAACATCCTGAAAAACTATTGAAAAATTATGCAGAAGGGTTTCAGGATCAACCAAAGAGATATCTTCTCCGCCCAAGGTGACGACCCCTTTGTCTATATCCCAGAAGCGCGCGGACAACTTTACCACCGTGCTCTTTCCGCCGCCTGAAGGCCCTACAAGCGCGGTCACGTCGCCTTGCTTCGCGATAAAGCTTACATTCTTTAATGTCTGCACACCGTCTTGATATGAGAAGTCGACGTTTTTAAAATCGATATCGTAGTTTTGGGGATGAAACTCAGCTTTTCCCCCTTGTCTCGGCATCTCATCCATTTCTTTCATCCGGTTAATGCGTACTTTGAGAAACAGAAGCAGTGCCAAGTTGTTCATCGCTTCCATGATCGGATTATAAATACGTGCTGCAATGACAAGAAAAACAAGGTAAGTAAAGACATTTACGGAACCGGCTGCTAAAAGATAAGCGCCGATCAATATAACGCTTGGAAGCCCGAGCTTTAAGAATACATAAGACAGGTTGACAAATACGCCTATCAAAAGCTCTCCTTTAATCATAAACCTTTCGTAATTATCTAACTTCGAGTTTAAGGTATTGGAAAAGGCCTCTTCCCTGTTGTAGGATTTTATTTCATGGACCGATTCAAGCCCTTCTTGCATATTATCCGAGATATCTCTTTTGATATTATAGAGCTCCGCATGCATTCTGTTTTGAAGCTTTCTCGACAAATAAAAGACCAGGATTGCAACGGGAACTACCCAAAATACGGCAAGAGAGAGCATCCAGTTGTAAAAAAACATCATCACGCCTATGATCAAAACAGTCAATCCCGCTGCATAAAGTTGGGGAACTGAATGAGAAAATTGCTGTTCTATTTGTGTGGCATCGTCCATGATGGTTGCGCTCAAATCGGCAATATCCTTCTTGCCAAAGAACGCTAAAGGCAGCTTTCTTAGTGTTTCAGCCAGACTAATCCGTCTTCGGGCGCTTTCTTCATAAATTTTAGTGTAAGTCGAGTCGTATTGAAAATATGCGATAACTAACATCACTAGGAAAAACGCTACAGACATAATAACGTAGTAAAGCGTGCTATTTTCCGGGTTGTTCGAAGGGTTCAAAAGTAAACGCATGTATTCATCTAAGAATATAAAGCTAAGCACTACCGGGAGCATAAAACTAATGTCCATTATTACAGACCAAATAATTGAGCGTAAAAGGTCTTTGGCGCCTTTTTCAGACATGGCATATTTATTTTGAAAGTATTTAATCATTTTCTCCTCCTTCCTTCACAGTTTCTTTAGCGACTATTTTCCAGGCGACAGATTTCTGGTATTCATCCCACATAGCTTTGTATAAACCGCCTTTATTCAGCAAATCCTCGTGCGTTCCTGATTCCGCAATTTTCCCGTTTTCTATAACCAGAATTCTGCCAACATTTTGTACGCTTGTAAGACGATGCGCAATCATAAGCGTTGTCTTGCCGTGACTGAGCTTCTTAAGGGCTTTTTGAATTAAATGCTCATTTTCAGGGTCGGCAAAGGCAGTGGCTTCATCTAAAAGCACGATCGGAGCATTCTTTACAATGGCCCTGGCAAGCGCAATTCTTTGCTGTTCTCCCCCTGAAAGATAGGTCCCTTTAGAGCCTATTACCGTATCAAGTCCATCAGGAAGGTTTGCAATGATTTCTCTTGACTGCGAAAGATCAATTGCTTTATTTACTACTTCTTCTCCAATGTTTTCCTTTCCAAAAACGATATTTTCTCTTAATGAACCCTTAAACAGCTTTGTGCCTTGAAAAACGAAGGATATGTTTTCCATTAATTCTTTTTTAGGAATATCCTTGACATTTACTCCGCCAACTAATACTTCGCCCTCGTCTATATCCCAGAAGCGAGCGGCCAGCCGGGCTATGGTCGTTTTCCCGCCTCCCGAAGCTCCGACAAGGGCGATCGTTTCACCTTCGTTCAATTTAAAGCTGATTTGATCGATGGCGCGTTTGTCGCTGCCTTCATATGAGAATACGACATCCTTAAATTCCAGGCTGTGATTTCCAATTTTTTTTGTGTTTTCGCTATAGCTCATGACCGGATAATCTAGAAGGTTATCCAGTCTATCAATTGCTTGCTCGGCAATCATAGTATTTTGCTGAAAATACATCGATTTCATTAAAAGCACAGTAAAGATTGGAGATATAAGAATGTAAAAGATGAAGTCGGCCAGCACAAGGGTGAGATTTTCTTCTCTTCCGATTAAAAAGATAGCCATGGGAATTAAAAAGAAGGCGGCGGATTGCATAATTGCAGTGTAAAATGACATTGGTTTTCGCCAAAGAAGCGTATATGCGTAAACCATATCTTTATATTTGATTATGCTGTCGTAGAATCGTTTAAAAGAAAATATGGTTTGACCGAATGTTTTTACAACCGGAATACCGCGGATATATTCCACGGATTCGGAGCTCATTTCCTCCAACGAATCAAAATACATTTTTTGAAACTTTTTACCTTCAGCACTCACCATAAACTTCATTGTTATAAAACCCAAAATAATAGGGACAAGAGAAGCCAGACCCATTCTCCACTCTACAATAATAATCAACGCTATCAAAATAATGGGGGAAACGATGCTGCCTGCCATATCCGGAAGCTGGTGCGCTAAAAACGCATGCGTTGTTCCCGCTCCGTCGTTGACAATCTTTCGTATTTTTCCGCTGGAATGCCGATCAAAAAAACCAAGCGGCATAGATAGTATTTTTTCCATACCCGCTTTTTGCATTCCAACCTCTACGCGAAAGGCCGCCAGATGCGAACTCATAAGCGCGCAAAAGTAGACCACAATTCCTCCTATGGCACTGGCAAAGGCAAGCCACGCATAAAAGCCGACATTTGAAACATTAATCGCCTGCGTAGCCGATAATATTTCACGTGTTATGAACCATACAAGCACAAAAGGCACGATGTTAAGAACGGCGGAAACGCCCGACAAGACTAATGACAAAGGCAATAATACTTTTTTCTTGCCCATATAAGGCGTAAACCTTTTTAGAACAAAAACTTTTTTTGACATTCTGTTTATCCTCCTACATTGGACTTCGGTCATCAACTTGAAAACACAATATCGTATTTTCCGCTCTTTCTTCTACGCCAAAAGGGATTAGTTTTATGCCAAAAAGTATTTAAGGCATACAAATTAACATTTTTTCACTTGACTGGTAGACTATTATAATAACGATATGGATGATAATAGCTATCACCCATATTATCTGCGAGACAGTTACGCAATAACTAAGCGTAAACTAAAGATATATAGTTATTACGCCTCCTTCCTTCCCGTAATGCGCGAAGAAACCTGTCCGCCACCCCGATAACCGATTTTATCCAATAGATATTCCACCGTGCGAATGGAGAAATCGTCTGTAATATGACCGCCTTCCAACCGTATTGCTCGTTCACAACAGGAAAGTGCGCACTCGGCATCGTGGGTGATAACCAGAACGGTATGCCCTATCTGCGCCAGCTTTCGGATCGTACGGCTTACATTTCTCATATTGGCTCCATCCAGCCCGCTGGTAGGCTCATCCAGAATAATAATGGGGGCATCGTACATCAGAGCCACCCCCAAAGCCAGCCGCTGTTTCTGACCGCCGGAGAGTGTAAATGGATGCTGTTGTTCAAAAGCACTGAGCTCAAGCGTCTGCAGTATCGTCTTTGCACGGTCGATACGCTCTTGTTTTTCCGGCTCGCCGGTAGTCAGCTCATCCAGCAGGTTTTCACCAAAAAGCTGGCTGTCCAAGTCCTGCGGAATATACCACACTTTCCCCATTCGCTCCTTTGGCCTGTTCTTCCGCCCAAACAACAATACCTCGCCGGAACTTTCTTTCAGGAGACCGGCTAAAATCCGGCCGAAGGTACTTTTGCCGGTTCCGTTGGGACCGATAATCGCAACAATTTCACCCTTGTGACATGTAAAATCCAGTCCCCGTGCCACTACAGTATCTCCGAAGGATTTGCTAAGCTGCTTAGTCTCTATGACAACTTCCTCGGTCGATGCGGATTTTTTTGCTGTAAATTGCATCTGATAGATATCAGGAGTTCGAAGCCCGAGAATTTGGATTTCCTCACCGGTCAGCGCTTTCATCTGTTCTCTGGAGAATTCCCGGACAATCTCGCCATGCTGCACACAGAAAAAACGATCAGCAATATCCATCAGGTAATAGAGGCGGTGTTCCGCAATCACAATGGTTTTCCCTTGAGCTTTTAAGTCTCGGATAATATCGCCGAATCGATAAGTCGATTCAATATCCAGGTTAGCAGACGGCTCATCCATTACATAAATTTCCGGATCAATGGCCTGTGCGGAAGCAATAGCCACTTTCTGCCGCATCCCATATGACAACGCATGTAAGCTGTGGTCTAAAATATCTTCGATTTTGATATGTCGGGCCGCATGGAGAACATGATCACGGATTTCATCATGTGTATAACCGTAGTTCTCACATCCGAAAGCAATCTCCCCGGCTACCTCATTGGCAAAAAACTGACTTCTTGGGTCTTGAAATACGTTCCCCACAAATCTCCCCCGCTCCCATGAGGCTACTTCGCGTAAAGATTTGCCATCTATATCCACGTCCCCGCGCAACTCTCCCTCAAAGAAGTAGGGAATTAAACCATTGATGACACGGGTCAGGGAACTCTTACCACTGCCGGACGGCCCGGTTAACACGATTACTTCTCCGGCGTATATCTTCAAATTAATATTTCTAAGCTGATCTCCGTGCCCACTATAGGAAAACGACAAGTTACGAACCTCAATTTCTCTTCCCATTTTTTACCCCCTCACAACATGATGCAGCAGATAAGTGCTGCAGCGCTAAATAGCATTAAGAATGTGTCCAGCAGGTTGATGCGGCTTACATAATAGCTCTGCTTATCACAGGGACTTTCAATTCCTCGGACAATAGCAGAAGCAGACAATTCATCGGCAATCT
This genomic interval from Desulfoscipio sp. XC116 contains the following:
- a CDS encoding ABC transporter ATP-binding protein produces the protein MIKYFQNKYAMSEKGAKDLLRSIIWSVIMDISFMLPVVLSFIFLDEYMRLLLNPSNNPENSTLYYVIMSVAFFLVMLVIAYFQYDSTYTKIYEESARRRISLAETLRKLPLAFFGKKDIADLSATIMDDATQIEQQFSHSVPQLYAAGLTVLIIGVMMFFYNWMLSLAVFWVVPVAILVFYLSRKLQNRMHAELYNIKRDISDNMQEGLESVHEIKSYNREEAFSNTLNSKLDNYERFMIKGELLIGVFVNLSYVFLKLGLPSVILIGAYLLAAGSVNVFTYLVFLVIAARIYNPIMEAMNNLALLLFLKVRINRMKEMDEMPRQGGKAEFHPQNYDIDFKNVDFSYQDGVQTLKNVSFIAKQGDVTALVGPSGGGKSTVVKLSARFWDIDKGVVTLGGEDISLVDPETLLHNFSIVFQDVTLFNSSVMDNIRLGKKDAPDEEVIKAAQLAQCDEFVKKLPQGYNTLIGENGERLSGGERQRISIARAILKDAPIILLDEATASLDAENESKIQSALSELIKNKTVLIIAHRMRTVLGADKIVVIKDGAIAEVGTPLELKEKQGIFSSMLRTQYQNN
- a CDS encoding ABC transporter ATP-binding protein; the encoded protein is MSKKVFVLKRFTPYMGKKKVLLPLSLVLSGVSAVLNIVPFVLVWFITREILSATQAINVSNVGFYAWLAFASAIGGIVVYFCALMSSHLAAFRVEVGMQKAGMEKILSMPLGFFDRHSSGKIRKIVNDGAGTTHAFLAHQLPDMAGSIVSPIILIALIIIVEWRMGLASLVPIILGFITMKFMVSAEGKKFQKMYFDSLEEMSSESVEYIRGIPVVKTFGQTIFSFKRFYDSIIKYKDMVYAYTLLWRKPMSFYTAIMQSAAFFLIPMAIFLIGREENLTLVLADFIFYILISPIFTVLLMKSMYFQQNTMIAEQAIDRLDNLLDYPVMSYSENTKKIGNHSLEFKDVVFSYEGSDKRAIDQISFKLNEGETIALVGASGGGKTTIARLAARFWDIDEGEVLVGGVNVKDIPKKELMENISFVFQGTKLFKGSLRENIVFGKENIGEEVVNKAIDLSQSREIIANLPDGLDTVIGSKGTYLSGGEQQRIALARAIVKNAPIVLLDEATAFADPENEHLIQKALKKLSHGKTTLMIAHRLTSVQNVGRILVIENGKIAESGTHEDLLNKGGLYKAMWDEYQKSVAWKIVAKETVKEGGEND
- a CDS encoding ABC transporter ATP-binding protein produces the protein MGREIEVRNLSFSYSGHGDQLRNINLKIYAGEVIVLTGPSGSGKSSLTRVINGLIPYFFEGELRGDVDIDGKSLREVASWERGRFVGNVFQDPRSQFFANEVAGEIAFGCENYGYTHDEIRDHVLHAARHIKIEDILDHSLHALSYGMRQKVAIASAQAIDPEIYVMDEPSANLDIESTYRFGDIIRDLKAQGKTIVIAEHRLYYLMDIADRFFCVQHGEIVREFSREQMKALTGEEIQILGLRTPDIYQMQFTAKKSASTEEVVIETKQLSKSFGDTVVARGLDFTCHKGEIVAIIGPNGTGKSTFGRILAGLLKESSGEVLLFGRKNRPKERMGKVWYIPQDLDSQLFGENLLDELTTGEPEKQERIDRAKTILQTLELSAFEQQHPFTLSGGQKQRLALGVALMYDAPIIILDEPTSGLDGANMRNVSRTIRKLAQIGHTVLVITHDAECALSCCERAIRLEGGHITDDFSIRTVEYLLDKIGYRGGGQVSSRITGRKEA